A stretch of DNA from Coleofasciculus chthonoplastes PCC 7420:
TGCAATCTTGAGTGGCAATGAGCAAAGAAAAGCTTTTTGCTGATCTCTACTTTACCCAAGCTTTTCATGAGTTGTCCCTGTTAATCTGGATAACCTTGGTGCTGGAAGAGAAATTTCAATATGACCCGTTAGAACGCAACTTGGTATGATTTCGCGGGGAGGATGTCAAAGATATCAAGAAACAAAGGGCTTGCGTATCGATTCGGAGACTGAATTCTCACGGCGCAAACCCCGGTATGCCAATTTATTTCTCGGTGCCTAGATACAATTATCGTCTCTGTTCAATGATGCCTACATCAGCAATATTTCTTAATATGACTACGCGAATTGGCTGATTTGCTGGTTAATCACCCTCTAAATCTTTTAATGTCTCATCCAATAACACTCGCACAATCTCCGCCTTTTTCTTACCAGTCCTCGCGGCTAAGAGTGACAGCTTGCGGTGCATTGATATGGGCAAATCTACTGTAAAGCGTACTGTCGCCTCTTTGGAGGGGACTTGGAACTTATCCATCAGTCTAGACTGGGAGGGGAGTTTGACCCCCAAGGTTTTGGAGTTGTTCTCTGACATGGGTTCTGAGGTGGAAGGAGTGCTATCTGTGCTTGGTGCTTTACTCGAAGAGCGATCGCGTTTGGTGTCGCTCTTTCTGGGTGGGGTTTTGTCTTCTTTGGGTTGAGTGGGTGTCGGTTCCTGGGAAGCGTCTGGTGTGGTGTCTTTGGGGTTCTCACCATAGACAAACTGTTGTGCCAGGGTATCGGTAAGGGGCTTGCGATTTTTCTTTTGACTCATAGTGCCATAATTTCTTTGAACAATCGCTCATATTCCCGCGCTGACTCTTTGGCGGGGCGGCTGGGGAAGTCCCAGACGGTTGCGGACTGACCGGAGGTATCCGCGATCGCTTGTTTTTGATGAATCACTGTTTTGAGTAGGGTGACGTCTTTGGTTTGGCTCAAAAGCGCGATCGCCTCATCTTTGAGTTTGGTGCCTTTGACGGCTCGGGAGACAAACATCGCCGCCATGGGGGGACCGCCGCGAACGGACTGGGCTTGTTTGATTAACCGCACCGCATCAGACGCCGATCGCAAATCGACACCTGTGGGTTGGACGGGGACGATAGCCAGGACAGCGCGAAACAGAATGGCTCTGGTGGCTTCGGCTAAGGAGGCTGGACCATCGACAACGAGCTGGTCGTATTGTTGTTCTAGTTCTGGCAGGCGTTCGAGTAAGTCATCAGGAGTTTGCACCACTTTATAGGGAATGGACAATTCCATGCCAGCTAACCAGGCGGAGCTGGACTGCTGGGAATCGGCATCGACGAGCAGCACATTTTTTTTCTGTTTGGTAGCTAGCCAATGCGTGAAGTGAACGGCTGTGGTGGATTTGCCGCAACCGCCTTTTTGGTTCAAGAAGCCGATGATTTTGCTCACGAATGATTCTTAGAGTTAAGGCAAATAATGAATTAAGTGCGTAATTACTGCATTACTTAAGCTGTTAAGGCATTACTGCATTACTTACTGCATTACTTAAATTATTACTGCATTACTGCAAAATGTATAGCAAATCGCTAG
This window harbors:
- a CDS encoding AAA family ATPase, coding for MSKIIGFLNQKGGCGKSTTAVHFTHWLATKQKKNVLLVDADSQQSSSAWLAGMELSIPYKVVQTPDDLLERLPELEQQYDQLVVDGPASLAEATRAILFRAVLAIVPVQPTGVDLRSASDAVRLIKQAQSVRGGPPMAAMFVSRAVKGTKLKDEAIALLSQTKDVTLLKTVIHQKQAIADTSGQSATVWDFPSRPAKESAREYERLFKEIMAL